One window of Candidatus Krumholzibacteriota bacterium genomic DNA carries:
- a CDS encoding YeeE/YedE family protein, protein MERWSPYVVGAGIGVLSWLTFLLSDKPLGCSTAFARTSGMIEKLFRGPAVAEKPYYKKFAPEIDWEWMLVFGIVIGAFVSARISGTFEMRWVPALWAAHFGTAVLPRFLVALLGGVFMGLGARWAGGCTSGHGISGTLQLAVSSWIVAIGMFVGGIAAAHVIFRLIAA, encoded by the coding sequence ATGGAGCGCTGGTCGCCCTACGTCGTCGGCGCGGGGATCGGCGTGCTGAGCTGGCTGACCTTCCTGCTCTCCGACAAGCCGCTCGGCTGCTCGACGGCCTTCGCGCGGACGAGCGGGATGATCGAGAAGCTCTTCCGCGGACCGGCGGTGGCCGAGAAGCCCTACTACAAGAAATTCGCCCCGGAGATCGACTGGGAATGGATGCTCGTTTTCGGCATCGTCATCGGCGCCTTCGTCTCCGCCCGGATCTCCGGCACCTTCGAGATGCGCTGGGTGCCGGCCCTGTGGGCCGCGCACTTCGGCACGGCCGTGCTGCCGCGCTTCCTCGTCGCCCTTCTCGGCGGCGTTTTCATGGGACTCGGCGCCCGGTGGGCGGGGGGCTGCACGAGCGGACATGGCATCAGCGGCACGCTGCAGCTCGCCGTGAGCTCCTGGATCGTCGCCATCGGCATGTTCGTCGGCGGCATCGCCGCCGCGCACGTCATCTTCCGGCTCATCGCCGCCTGA
- a CDS encoding YeeE/YedE family protein, with amino-acid sequence MLKGLHGRKGIQMVLALASGILFGVLLQKGGATEYDVIIGQLLLSDFTVLKIMLSAVVVGTVGVHLLKSLGLAELHPKPGSAGQSIVGSLIFGLGFATLGYCPGTVAGAVGQGSLDALVGGVVGILIGAGIFAALYPRLQRGILSKGNFGDVTLPRLFGVNEWIIVAPVVVLIVLLLRWLERAGF; translated from the coding sequence ATGTTGAAAGGATTGCACGGCAGGAAAGGCATACAGATGGTCCTCGCCCTGGCGTCGGGCATCCTGTTCGGCGTGCTTCTCCAGAAGGGCGGCGCGACCGAATACGACGTGATCATCGGACAGCTCCTGCTTTCCGACTTCACCGTTCTCAAGATCATGCTCTCCGCCGTCGTCGTCGGCACGGTCGGCGTTCACCTGCTGAAGAGCCTCGGCCTGGCCGAGTTGCACCCCAAGCCGGGTTCGGCGGGCCAGTCGATCGTCGGCAGCCTCATCTTCGGACTCGGCTTCGCCACCCTCGGCTACTGCCCGGGGACGGTGGCAGGGGCGGTCGGCCAGGGATCCCTCGACGCCCTCGTCGGGGGCGTCGTCGGCATCCTCATCGGCGCCGGCATCTTCGCCGCCCTCTATCCGCGCCTCCAGCGCGGCATCCTCTCGAAGGGTAACTTCGGCGACGTGACGCTCCCGCGGCTTTTCGGGGTGAACGAGTGGATCATCGTCGCACCGGTCGTCGTTCTCATCGTGCTCCTGCTCCGGTGGCTGGAGCGGGCGGGCTTCTAG
- a CDS encoding SLC13 family permease, with translation MTTDIALILAVLGVTIVLFVSERLRVDVIALLIMVSLAWLRLLEPLEAFSGLASNAVISVIAVMILGHGVDRSGVMKRIIRPILRAAGTHERQLTALVSAVAGLLSAFMQNIGAAALFLPAMMRISKRTGMPVSRLLMPLGFAAILGGTCSMVGSGPLIILNDLLRQRGVRPFGIFDVTPIGLSLLAAGIAYFAVVGYRLLPAGTTANGTDGGQRRLVQTWNLPTTLHQCRIPAESPLVGRTRDEASLWSRYGLNLLALAQEGDVMFAPWRHTRFAAGQELVLLGEAKDVGRFVADNRLEEAEESGVIEDLRSEGSAGFAEAVIPMGSPVAGKSLREVALRNTFGVEPIMLLTGRRGIRDDFSDEILEPGATVIVHGLWGNVLKLEDDRSFVLATSVGGSADGRPRPSVALACFLGAILLAFSGVQLSLALLTGALAMILLGVVPIDGAYRAVDWRTVFLLAGLIPLGTAMDRTGAAALIAERMMSVLSGSHPLLVMAAISALATLFSLFLSNVAATVLLVPLVMILGAKTGIEPRALAILVAVSSANSFVLPTHQVNALLMSPGGYHNRDYLRAGGIMTVVFIIVATGVTYALFA, from the coding sequence CTTCTCGGGGCTGGCCTCGAACGCCGTCATCTCGGTGATCGCCGTCATGATCCTCGGCCACGGCGTCGACCGTTCGGGGGTGATGAAACGGATCATCCGGCCGATCCTCCGCGCGGCCGGCACGCACGAGCGGCAACTCACCGCCCTCGTCTCCGCGGTCGCCGGCCTGCTGTCCGCGTTCATGCAGAACATCGGCGCGGCCGCCCTCTTCCTGCCCGCGATGATGCGCATATCGAAACGCACGGGGATGCCCGTTTCCCGGCTGCTCATGCCCCTCGGCTTCGCGGCGATCCTCGGCGGCACGTGCAGCATGGTCGGTTCGGGCCCGCTCATCATACTCAACGACCTCCTCCGCCAGCGCGGCGTGAGGCCCTTCGGCATCTTCGACGTCACCCCGATCGGCCTCTCGCTCCTCGCCGCGGGGATCGCGTATTTCGCGGTCGTCGGCTACCGCCTCCTGCCCGCCGGGACGACGGCAAACGGAACCGACGGCGGACAGCGGCGTCTCGTGCAAACCTGGAACCTCCCGACGACCCTCCACCAGTGCCGCATCCCCGCGGAAAGTCCCCTCGTCGGCCGGACCCGCGACGAGGCGTCCCTCTGGTCGCGATACGGCCTCAACCTCCTCGCCCTCGCGCAGGAGGGAGACGTGATGTTCGCCCCCTGGCGTCACACGCGTTTCGCCGCCGGGCAGGAGCTCGTCCTCCTCGGCGAGGCGAAGGACGTCGGGCGCTTCGTCGCCGACAACCGCCTCGAGGAAGCCGAGGAATCGGGGGTCATCGAGGACCTGCGCAGCGAGGGCAGCGCCGGCTTCGCCGAGGCGGTCATACCGATGGGATCGCCGGTCGCCGGCAAGTCCCTCCGCGAGGTCGCCCTGCGCAACACCTTCGGCGTCGAGCCGATCATGCTTCTCACCGGGCGCCGCGGGATCCGCGACGACTTCTCCGACGAGATCCTCGAGCCCGGCGCCACGGTGATCGTCCACGGGCTGTGGGGGAACGTCCTGAAGCTCGAGGACGACCGGTCCTTCGTCCTCGCAACGTCGGTGGGCGGTTCGGCCGACGGCCGGCCGCGCCCCTCCGTCGCCCTCGCCTGCTTTCTCGGGGCGATCCTGCTCGCATTCTCCGGCGTCCAGCTCTCGCTCGCCCTCCTGACCGGCGCCCTCGCCATGATCCTTCTCGGCGTCGTGCCGATCGACGGGGCCTACCGCGCCGTCGACTGGCGCACCGTCTTCCTCCTCGCCGGCCTGATCCCGCTCGGCACGGCGATGGACCGCACCGGCGCCGCCGCGCTCATCGCCGAGCGGATGATGTCGGTGCTCTCGGGGAGCCATCCGCTTCTCGTCATGGCGGCCATCTCGGCACTCGCCACCCTCTTCTCGCTCTTCCTGTCGAACGTGGCGGCCACCGTGCTGCTCGTCCCGCTCGTCATGATCCTCGGCGCGAAGACGGGCATCGAACCGCGGGCGCTCGCCATCCTCGTGGCCGTCTCGTCCGCCAATTCCTTCGTATTGCCGACCCACCAGGTCAACGCGCTCCTCATGTCCCCCGGCGGGTATCACAACCGGGACTACCTGCGGGCCGGCGGCATCATGACCGTCGTTTTCATCATCGTCGCGACGGGCGTCACGTACGCCCTCTTCGCCTGA
- a CDS encoding glycosyltransferase family 4 protein produces MRVLMVQTFHYYRGGDSTYMFNLTRLLESRGHEVVPFAMRHPDNLSSPWEEWFTGEIDFPALLARRSPRAAWTVLSKSIHNGEARRKIAALADRVKPDVAHFHNIHGHLTTSIVRPLVDRGIPIVWTLHDYRQICPNTSFLSHGEICERCLPNRFWEVFVRRCKKESLPASLVAMLAAYWERMTGVPGKIARFVTPSRFLAEKLGEGGFDPARIVSIPNFVDVAGYAGEKEKGYYLYFGRLSREKGVDLLVRAAARVGRSELRIVGDGPEAAPLRDLADRVGADTVRFTGYLSGEALREALAGASFVVLPSRWYENLPFSIMEAFASGKPVVATDIGGIPEMVDDGENGLLFPLGDEAALADRIGQLLDDDELRRGMGRSARAKAERLWNGDTHYERIMDVYRAVVGGAPGSSSASCEGCQ; encoded by the coding sequence ATGCGCGTCCTGATGGTCCAGACCTTCCACTATTACCGCGGCGGGGATTCCACTTACATGTTCAACCTCACCCGGCTGCTCGAGTCCCGGGGCCACGAGGTCGTTCCCTTCGCGATGCGCCATCCCGACAATCTCTCCTCGCCCTGGGAGGAGTGGTTCACCGGCGAGATCGATTTTCCCGCGCTTTTGGCCCGCCGGAGTCCCCGGGCGGCCTGGACCGTCCTCTCGAAGAGCATCCACAACGGAGAGGCCCGCCGGAAGATCGCCGCTCTCGCCGACCGGGTGAAGCCCGACGTCGCTCATTTCCACAACATCCACGGCCACCTGACCACCTCGATCGTCCGGCCCCTCGTCGACCGGGGGATTCCGATCGTCTGGACGCTCCATGACTACCGGCAGATCTGCCCCAACACGAGCTTTCTCTCCCACGGCGAGATCTGCGAGCGGTGCCTGCCGAACCGTTTCTGGGAAGTTTTCGTGCGCCGCTGCAAGAAGGAGAGCCTGCCGGCATCCCTCGTCGCGATGCTGGCCGCGTACTGGGAGCGGATGACGGGAGTGCCGGGGAAAATCGCGCGGTTCGTCACACCGAGCCGCTTTCTCGCGGAAAAGCTCGGGGAGGGCGGCTTCGATCCTGCGCGGATCGTCTCCATACCCAACTTCGTCGACGTCGCCGGGTACGCGGGGGAAAAGGAGAAGGGCTACTACCTCTACTTCGGACGCCTCTCGCGCGAGAAGGGGGTCGATCTCCTCGTCCGGGCGGCCGCGCGGGTCGGGCGAAGCGAGCTCCGGATCGTCGGCGACGGCCCCGAGGCGGCCCCGCTTCGCGATCTCGCCGACCGGGTCGGCGCCGATACGGTACGTTTCACGGGGTACCTCTCCGGGGAGGCGCTGCGCGAGGCGCTCGCCGGGGCGAGCTTCGTCGTTCTCCCCTCGCGGTGGTACGAGAATCTCCCCTTCTCGATCATGGAGGCCTTCGCCTCGGGGAAGCCGGTCGTGGCCACCGACATCGGCGGCATCCCGGAGATGGTCGACGACGGCGAGAACGGGCTTCTCTTCCCTCTCGGCGACGAGGCGGCCCTCGCCGACCGGATCGGGCAACTCCTCGACGACGACGAGCTCAGGCGCGGGATGGGGCGTAGCGCGCGCGCGAAGGCCGAGCGCCTCTGGAACGGCGATACCCACTACGAGCGGATCATGGACGTCTATCGCGCCGTCGTCGGCGGCGCGCCGGGGTCTTCCTCCGCGTCGTGCGAGGGATGCCAGTAG
- a CDS encoding MBL fold metallo-hydrolase — MLLKHFFVPKIAHSSYMLAGDRTCAIIDPQRDVQIYLDAAKSLDMKITHVIETHLHADFISGHIDLARATGATIYAPRAGRCAFPHVPVHEGDTIEIENVLLRVLDTPGHTPEHVSYVVIDRARGRSPVGVFCGDTLFVGDVGRPDLFPGKARQLASKLFDSLRKLTRLPDHCEVYPAHGAGSLCGRAMGAKWRSTIGYEKRYNEPLGIRNRETFIRSLTTDMPAAPDHFARCSDINRRGPARLETLPAPRPLAPELFRDRAGRRDRIVLDVRSFASFGGLHVAGAYNIDRGGNFPTFAGWILPPDRKLLLVGEHHEIVEEAAVWLHRVGLDRIEGCLDGGMFDWAKEGYATAHVRQISTHELHGMVTGGSRFTILDTRSPREFADNHIRGAVNIPVAEVRTRWTELDPETPMAIICSTGHRSSLAASILLQHGFTELMNVAGGMTGYTAAGYTKRCGVCFIPHASHYLGSWSSGRLHGRGR, encoded by the coding sequence GTGCTGCTGAAACACTTCTTCGTTCCCAAGATCGCCCACAGCTCCTACATGCTCGCGGGCGACCGCACCTGCGCGATCATCGATCCCCAGCGCGACGTTCAGATCTACCTCGACGCGGCGAAATCGCTCGACATGAAGATCACCCACGTGATCGAGACGCACCTGCACGCCGATTTCATCTCGGGGCACATCGACCTCGCGCGGGCGACCGGCGCGACGATCTACGCGCCGCGCGCCGGCCGGTGCGCGTTCCCGCACGTGCCCGTGCACGAGGGGGACACGATCGAGATCGAGAACGTGCTCCTCCGCGTCCTCGACACACCGGGGCACACGCCCGAGCACGTCTCCTACGTCGTGATCGACCGCGCCCGCGGACGTTCCCCCGTCGGCGTCTTCTGCGGCGACACGCTCTTCGTCGGCGACGTCGGCCGCCCCGACCTCTTCCCCGGCAAGGCCCGGCAGCTCGCCTCGAAGCTCTTCGACAGCCTCCGGAAGCTGACGCGGCTCCCCGACCACTGCGAGGTCTATCCGGCGCACGGCGCCGGCTCCCTCTGCGGGCGGGCGATGGGCGCCAAGTGGCGGAGCACGATCGGCTACGAGAAGCGATACAACGAGCCACTCGGGATACGTAACCGCGAGACGTTCATCCGGAGCCTCACGACGGACATGCCGGCGGCGCCCGACCACTTCGCCCGGTGCAGCGACATCAACCGCCGCGGCCCGGCGCGCCTGGAGACCCTTCCGGCGCCCCGTCCCCTCGCCCCCGAGCTCTTCCGCGACCGCGCCGGACGGCGGGACCGGATCGTCCTCGACGTCCGCTCCTTCGCCTCCTTCGGCGGGCTGCACGTCGCCGGCGCCTACAACATCGATCGCGGCGGCAACTTCCCCACCTTCGCCGGCTGGATCCTTCCCCCGGACAGGAAGCTGCTCCTCGTCGGCGAGCACCACGAGATCGTCGAGGAGGCGGCCGTGTGGCTGCACCGCGTCGGCCTCGACCGCATCGAGGGCTGCCTGGACGGCGGGATGTTCGACTGGGCGAAGGAGGGGTATGCGACGGCCCACGTCCGGCAGATCTCCACGCACGAGCTGCACGGGATGGTGACGGGCGGCAGTCGATTCACGATCCTCGACACCCGTTCGCCGCGCGAGTTCGCGGACAACCACATCCGCGGGGCGGTCAACATCCCCGTCGCTGAGGTGAGGACCCGGTGGACCGAGCTCGATCCAGAGACGCCGATGGCGATCATCTGCTCCACGGGACACCGATCGAGCCTCGCGGCGAGCATCCTCCTGCAGCACGGATTCACCGAACTGATGAACGTCGCGGGCGGCATGACGGGATACACCGCCGCCGGGTACACGAAACGGTGCGGGGTCTGCTTCATCCCGCACGCCTCGCACTATCTCGGCAGCTGGAGCTCCGGCCGGTTGCACGGAAGGGGGAGATGA
- a CDS encoding DUF1622 domain-containing protein, translating to MKILHTAAEIIGIAGIAVIVWGVAVTFARFVAYDLSHLRGRGQRKKREALRHQLGSYLLLGLEFLIAADVVNTVNNPTLEGMALLAAIVAIRTAISYFVDKEMAYWHPSHDAEEDPGAPPTTAR from the coding sequence ATGAAGATCCTGCACACCGCCGCCGAGATCATCGGCATCGCGGGGATCGCCGTCATCGTCTGGGGCGTCGCCGTCACCTTCGCGCGGTTCGTCGCCTACGATCTCTCGCACCTGCGCGGCCGGGGCCAGCGCAAGAAGCGCGAGGCGCTCCGGCACCAGCTCGGCTCCTACCTGCTTCTCGGGCTGGAGTTTCTCATCGCGGCGGACGTGGTGAACACGGTGAACAATCCGACGCTCGAGGGGATGGCCCTCCTCGCCGCGATCGTGGCGATCCGGACGGCGATCAGCTACTTCGTCGACAAGGAGATGGCCTACTGGCATCCCTCGCACGACGCGGAGGAAGACCCCGGCGCGCCGCCGACGACGGCGCGATAG
- a CDS encoding outer membrane beta-barrel protein: MNTRSIVTGIGAAMFLFAAATTPAYGQATAGGAVSGRSVFHIGGSFSKATVDNAESGFFGVGFFGGKMITHNICLGVSAGYDIVSYNKSDNGNYERLGIIPVQIKAVYFLRLNEMMQLYAAAGGGFYRVVPHLGVEPVGDIHTTETRPGGSVTIGFDYWFLLTSGIGFALEYHAFPPDDGDLFTYYAARVDYTLVRF, translated from the coding sequence TTGAATACGAGATCGATCGTTACCGGTATCGGTGCCGCAATGTTCCTCTTCGCGGCCGCCACGACCCCCGCCTACGGCCAGGCGACCGCCGGGGGAGCGGTGTCCGGCCGGAGCGTCTTCCATATCGGCGGATCCTTTTCCAAGGCGACCGTCGACAACGCCGAATCGGGCTTTTTCGGCGTGGGCTTCTTCGGCGGAAAGATGATCACCCACAACATCTGTCTCGGCGTCTCGGCCGGATACGACATCGTGTCCTACAACAAGTCGGACAACGGCAACTACGAACGGCTCGGGATCATCCCCGTGCAGATAAAGGCGGTCTATTTCCTGCGCCTCAACGAAATGATGCAGCTCTATGCGGCGGCGGGCGGCGGCTTCTACCGCGTCGTTCCCCACCTCGGCGTCGAACCGGTGGGCGACATACACACCACCGAGACCCGTCCGGGCGGCTCGGTGACGATCGGCTTCGATTACTGGTTCCTTCTCACCTCGGGCATCGGCTTCGCCCTCGAGTACCACGCGTTCCCGCCCGACGACGGCGACCTCTTCACGTACTACGCCGCGCGGGTCGACTACACGCTCGTCCGCTTCTGA